In Gemmatimonadaceae bacterium, the genomic window AACGTGAATCCGCTCATCGGAAAGGCGTGTAAGAACGCCAAAGTGGTTGCGAAATTCTGGTTTGCGCCGCCTATTGGGCGGCGGCGGTCGATGCGCGTGCCGTTTCACCGGGGTGAAGCCATAGGGACGACGCAGTCTCGACATGAGCTGGATCACCATTCTTTGCGCAATGATCGCGGCGTCCTGCCTCACGGTCGCCGCTGTTCATCTGTTCGTCTGGCTTCGCTCGCGCGACGCATGGATGAACCTGCTGCTGGCCAACTGTGCCGTCTCGGCAGCGGCCGTCGTCGCATTCGACGTCGCCCTGATGCACGCCGAGACGCCCACGCAATTCGCGGTCATGCTGCGCTGGCTCCACGTGCCGCTCGCGTGGGCCCTGATCTCGACGATGTTCTTCGCGCGCGCATACCTCGAGGCCGGGCGAAACTGGCTCCTGTGGTTGACGGTCGCCATGCGCCTCGTCGTTCTCGCGTTGAACTTCGCGGTCCCGGTCAACTTGAATTTTCGGGAGATCACGGCGATTCAGAGTGTGACGGTCCTAGGCGAATCCGTCACGGTTCCGGTTGGACGGCCGAACCCGTTGATGCTCCTGGGCAACGCGGGCGTGGTGCTGCTGCTCGCGTTCTTGTTGGACGCATCCATCACCGCATGGCGAAAGGGCCGGCGGACGCAGGCGTTGCTCATGGGCGCGATCCTTGGTCCGGCGGTCTTCATCGCGTTGATCCGTGCGACGCAATTCGTGATGGGCGCCAGAGAGCTCCACAGCCCATACTTCATCAGCGTGGTTCCGCTCGGATTTCTCCTCGTCGTCTGCATCGGATTGAGCGGTGACCTCCTGCGCGCCACCACGCTGGCGCGCGAGCTCAAGGAGAGTCACGAACAGATGATCCTCACGCAAACGGAGCTCGAGCGCGTCTCTCGCTTGACGGCGATGGGCGAATTCGCGGCCGCCCTCGCGCACGAAGTTCTTCAGCCGATCACCGCCATTCTCCTCAATGCCAAGGCCGCCTTGGCCTCGCTTCCGGAGACCGGCCCGGGTGTCGAGGACGTGCGAGCCGGTCTCCGCGGCGTGATCGAAGCGGGTCAACGAGCCACGGAGATCACCCAACGGAATCGCGAGCTCTTTCGGCATCACCGCGTGCGGACCGCCCCGCTCGACATCAACGCGGTGATCGAGGAGTCGCGCACGCTGGCGTCGCGGCAGCTCACGGAAAGCGGCGTACACGTCGCCACGAGTCTCGCCGCGCATTTGCCCGAGGTCCGCGGCGACCGCGTCGAGCTCCAACAGGTGCTTCTCAATCTCATCGCCAACGCGATCGACGCGACAAACGCGCGACCGGCGGCGCGACTCTGGATTCGTTCGTCCGAGGGCACGGACGGCGTCCGCGTCGAGGTCGGCGACAACGGCATCGGCCTCGCGCGCGTCGACACCGGCCGAATGTTTTCGTTGTCGTATACAACCAAGCCACACGGTACCGGTGTGGGGCTGTCGGTCAGCCGCGCGATCGTCGACGCGCACGGCGGACGCATTTGGGCGGAGTCCAACGCCGAAGGCGGCGCGAGCTTCTACTTCACGCTTCCACTTGGCGGAGCCGGCGCCGGCGAGTTGCCGCAGGCGACGGTTCGCTCGAGCGCGACCACCGGCGTGCAGTGACCGGGGTTGAAGGCTCCTCGCTGCGAGTCTTCCTGGGCGCGTATCTTCCGAGCGTACCCCCGCCGCGCTCGAGGTCGTGAGATGGTGAAACGTCCCATCACGCAGACGCACTTTCCGGCCTTCGTCGTGCGCTTCATCTATCGCAACGACGTCTGGTCGATGTCGCGCCCTCGGTAGTGGTCAGGATCCGACCGGCGACCGCCGCCGACCTTCCCGCACTCGGTCGGCTCGGCGCGCTCCTCGTCCGCGCGCACCACGACTTCGACGCCAAGCGATTCATCTCGGCGACGGCGGAGACCGAGGGAGGCTACTCGTGGTTCCTCGGGACTCAACTCGACAAGCCGTCGATTTGCGTTCTGGTCGCCGACGACGCGGGCGAGGTCATCGGCTACACGTACGCCGGCGTCGAAGGACGCGACTACATGTCGCTGCGCGGACCCGCCGGCGTGCTGTACGACGTCGTCGTCGATCCGGCGCATCGCAAGCACGGTGTCGGCCGGCAACTCGTCGAGGCGGCTTTAGCGTTCTTGAAAGGCCACGGCTCCAGGCAAGTCGTGCTCAGCACGGCCACGCAAAACGCCGCGGCCCAGCGCCTGTTCGAGAGTGTCGGATTCCGCAAGACGATGATCGAGATGACGACCGAGCTGACGGGCTGACGCGTTTCGTGTCAGGACTAGCCGAGTAGTGGAATTCCCCCGATCTTGATTGGACCGTTGAACCCACCTGCTGCGAGGACTGACACGTGACCGACCCGATGACGCTCACCGCGGAGTTCCGATCCTCGGAATGGGAGCTGGTGCTGAAATACGAGGACGGTTCGCTGCCGGCGACGCAATGGACCGTCGAGACGATCACGATGGTGGCCGGATGGTACGCCAAGAATCTTTCGCGCGAAGCCGCGACGGGGCGGTATCGCGAGCATTACGAGAGGAATCATCGGCGGCTGACCAACCGACGCGAAGGCGCGGCGGTCGCCACGGAATCGATCGAGGCCGTCGATGCGGTATGGGAGTCGTTGCTGACTCGCGCGCTCGAGAAGAAGGCGTAAGACGGCAGCTCCGCAGTCAACTGAACTACCTCGATGCGGTACCCTCGATGCTGGTCTGCCGCCTCCGTCGCACCGCACGCGGCACCGACCTCGCGCGATGCACCGCGGCCGCCGCCGCCGTCGCGCGCCGTAACGTCACCAAGGTCACCTCGGGCCGCGCCCCAATCCGAAACGGAATCCCCCAGTAC contains:
- a CDS encoding GNAT family N-acetyltransferase, giving the protein MVRIRPATAADLPALGRLGALLVRAHHDFDAKRFISATAETEGGYSWFLGTQLDKPSICVLVADDAGEVIGYTYAGVEGRDYMSLRGPAGVLYDVVVDPAHRKHGVGRQLVEAALAFLKGHGSRQVVLSTATQNAAAQRLFESVGFRKTMIEMTTELTG
- a CDS encoding HAMP domain-containing sensor histidine kinase produces the protein MIAASCLTVAAVHLFVWLRSRDAWMNLLLANCAVSAAAVVAFDVALMHAETPTQFAVMLRWLHVPLAWALISTMFFARAYLEAGRNWLLWLTVAMRLVVLALNFAVPVNLNFREITAIQSVTVLGESVTVPVGRPNPLMLLGNAGVVLLLAFLLDASITAWRKGRRTQALLMGAILGPAVFIALIRATQFVMGARELHSPYFISVVPLGFLLVVCIGLSGDLLRATTLARELKESHEQMILTQTELERVSRLTAMGEFAAALAHEVLQPITAILLNAKAALASLPETGPGVEDVRAGLRGVIEAGQRATEITQRNRELFRHHRVRTAPLDINAVIEESRTLASRQLTESGVHVATSLAAHLPEVRGDRVELQQVLLNLIANAIDATNARPAARLWIRSSEGTDGVRVEVGDNGIGLARVDTGRMFSLSYTTKPHGTGVGLSVSRAIVDAHGGRIWAESNAEGGASFYFTLPLGGAGAGELPQATVRSSATTGVQ